The genomic interval AGCCGCGGCGTTTGATCTCGTCCCAGTGTTCATGCCAGGTTTCCGTGGTGACATTCGGATCAATCTCGAACATCCGCTTGCCAATCAGCTCATCGCGTGCGTAACCAAGCGTTTTGGCCGCCGCGATGTTGACATACAGAATTTCGCCTGACGAGTTGATCCAGAACATGGAATCAACCGCGTGATCCATACTGAACTGCGTGACTCGAAGCCAGCGTTCAGCCTCTTTGAGGTCTGTCACATCGCGCATGGCACCGGCAACCCGACGGGGTCGTCCCGTTTCATCGCGCGAGATGTACGCGCGATCTTGAATCTCGGCCCAGGCTCCATCGGCCCGCAAGAACCGGTAATCGCAAGCCCAGTATTGATCACCTCCGTCGATGGCCGCTCGAAGTGACTGGCGGGTTCGTTCCCGATCATCCACATGAACGCGTTCCACCCACCACTGCCAGGAATCTGCGGACTCGATCGGCCGTTCAAACGCCGCGGAATAGACGTCATTCCAGACCACGCGTCCCGTGTGGAGATCCGCATCCCAGACCGCGTCATTGGTCGCGAGAATCGCAAGCCGATAGCGTTCCTCACTGTCCCGCAATGCGTTCTCAATTGCTTTTCTCTCGGTGACGTCGTGCATCGCGCCGACCAGATGCGTGCATATCCCGTCATCGGAAAACAGGGGAGCGATCGAGACATCACCGATCCTGATTCCCGTTGGATATTTCGAGGTTTCCTCCCAGCGGATGGTCTGCTTCGCGTCAATTGCACGATGGCAATTCCTCAAGAAAGTCGCTCCCGAGGGTTCGGGCAGGATTTCCTCAACGCGTCTCCCGATGACGGAATTCATCGGAATTCCGGTCAACGTCGTGAACGCGGGATTGACCGAGCCGAAACGAAACTCGCGATCCTTGATGACGTCGACCATGAAAATGACATCACCGACCGTTTCAAAGATGGACGTCAGTTGGCGGTGCGAAGCGCGCAGTCGCTCTTCACTGGCTGCCAGTTCCAGTTCCGTCCGCTTGCGAGCCGTAATGTTTCGAACGTGTGCAAAATTGAATTCTCGATCGCCGAAGTGAACGTAGTTGGCGGTGACTTCAACTGGAAATATGTGTCCGTCCTTTGTGCGATGCCGGGTTTCAAGCGTAATCGCACCTCGAGATTTGAGGTCGGAAAAGTGCTTCTCCCATTCACCCGGTTGATAGTCAGGCTCGACGTCCAGATCGAACACGCGCATCGTCAGCAGTTCATCACGGGAATAACCGCGTTCAGAACAAGCAATTTCATTGACGTACTGAATGCGACCATCGCGATCAATCCAGAAGATGGCATCACTGGCGCGATCCACACAAAATCGCATCATCTGCGATTCGTTCTCGAGAGGATCGATTGCCAAGTCGTCTGGCACAGTCACAGTCTCCCCACGCAGCGGTATTCTTTACGGAAGCGAAAACAAGCGAAGGACGACTTCGGATGGGATTTTTCGGAGTACCAGAACGGTATGCTCCAGAACTAGCGTCGTTAAAATAGCTCCTCGGTCTACTCGATCCTAGCCCTCTTACCGTCTTCCTGAATCCGCGGACAAGATTTCACTTGCAGATCGTGATCGACAGGCCGCGACGTATTAGAAAACACGTGAACGCCTTCCACCACAAGCGGCTGTCCGTAATCCACCTGATGCAAGGCCGTCGACCTACCTCAATGGTGAATCCTGCAACATCAGATCCCTGGCGATATCCATCAAACGATGACGCATCGTTTGATCGCGGACAATCTCTGGACATTAACAAGAGTTTAGGCGGGGACAAATCGAAACGAACTCAGCTTGACCGAATGCGGAGCCCCCGCAACAACATGCTGCTCGCGTTGGTTCATTGCCAACGCATCTGATCCTGGAGATGACCATGCGAACTTCGATTCTTGGCTTTCTGGCGATAATGTCCGCCTGCTCTATCGTTCAGGCCGCCGATGACGCGTCGATCAAGAAACTGGTGAAAGCAAACGTCGAAGAGCTCAACGCAGCACTTCTCAAGGAAGACTTCGCCAAAGCTGTCAGCCTGACGTATCCAAAGCTCGTCAAAATGGCGGGAGGCACGAAGTCCCTGATCGAGAGCATGGAAAGCGGAACAAAATCCATGAATGCCATGGGGATTTCGATTTCCAGCGTCGTAACCAACGAGCCATCAGGTCTGCTCAAAAGCGGGAACGATCTGTACACGGTTGTTCCCTTTACACTGAAAATGACGGTCCCGAACGGGACGATGCGCGTGAAATCATTTGTGATCGGCGTATCGAGTGACCAGGCGAAAACATGGACTTTCGTCAACGGTGACATTGAAGACGAGGCATTGAAACAGGTCCTGCCAGACCTTCCCAAAGAATTGAAACTTCCCCCAAAGCAGAAACCGCAATTGGAGAAGAACTGAACACCGGCTAAAGAAATCAAACATCTTGCGGCCGCGGTCTACTTGACCCGCTTGAAGTCGATGAATCCAAGTTCCACATCAGTCCGGACCAACTGCACTCGAAGTCTGTGACCGACATCAAGCCCCAGCGACCCGGTCTGCAGTCGTCCTTCAATTGGTGGATTTGAGATCCGCACCCAGACACCTTCGGCATTGGTACCGGTCACAAACGCGTCGAACTGATCGCCAACTCTCGACTGCAGGAGCAGGGCCGCCGCTGATTTGCGCAAGTGCCGTTCGACCTTCTTCGCGGCATCTTCTTGTTTTGTACACTGTGTCGCCAACGCAGCCAGTTCGTCACCGTCATAAGGAGGAACCGTGCCTGACATCGCGGCTTTCAGCAGCCGCTGCGTGATCAAGTCAGGAAATCGTCGATTCGGCGCCGTGGAATGCGAATAGTCCTCGACGGCAAGTCCGAAGTGCCCACTCGCATTGTCACCAGCAAGCTGCGCGACGTACTCACCGCGTCCCAGAAGTTTGATGATGCTGAGCGACAGATCTGGAAAGCGGATTGGATCAGTGGTCTTTGACGACACCAGAAATCCTTCCAGGGCCTTAGAGTCAGGATCTTTGGGTAGCTTGCACCCGCGTTCGCCTGCAAGCTCGACGATTCGGTCCCAGCGTTTGGGTCGGCGGACAACCCGCCGAAGAGACGGGGTCTGATGCAATTCAAGGTATCGGGCAGACACTCCATTGGCCGCAATCATGAATTCGGCAATCAGTTCTTTGGCCCGATTCTGCTCATCAGTCACGAGTCCGGCAATGATCTCACCCTCGAAAACCGGACGTGTTTGGATCGTTTCAAGATCCAGAGCCCCCGATTCGTGCCGGGCGTCTTTCAGAACTTGCGCCGCGTGGTCTTGCAATCGAAGGTTCGCCTCAAGGCCGCTCACCGTCCCGATCACAGGTGGCATCGGCCCCTGACCATCCAACCAGGCGGCGACGCTGTTGTATGCCAACTTCGCGTGATTTCGCACAAGCGCTCGATAGAGATCGGAATGCTCAAGCGTTCCTTCCGCGTCGAAAACCATTTCCACGACAATCGCCAGTCGATCAGATTCAAAATTTAACGATGTCAAATCGGTCGATAATTTTTCCGGCAGCATCGGAAAGATTTGACCGGCGGTATACACCGAGGTCGTGTTCCACTGCGCATGATCGTCGATCGCCGAATGCTTCTTGACGATTGCGTCGACATCCGCAATCGCCACCAGAATCTTGAACGCCCCCGCACTCAATGCGTCAGCCACATTCAGTTGGTCAAGATCGCGCGAATCATCATTGTCGATCGAACACCAGATAAGGTTCCGTAGATCGCGCGTTGTCCCGTCCGTTCGCTCTGCAGGTCCCTGGATCTGATCCAACTCCGCCATGACTTCCGGCGGAAAATCCGGTGCAAGCCCGCGTTCCACCATGATTCGGTAAGCAATTCTCCGCAGGATCGTACGATGTTGTCTGTCGTCGAGATTCGGCGCCATATCATGATTCCGGTAGGACTTCTCTCATTCGTGTCTCGCGGATCACCGATGATCGCGGCAAGGATGGGAACGTTACCAGACAAACCAGTGCTCAGACGACCAGAGTTCCAGAATTCGGAAGAAAGTTCCTCTGGTTCCGAAAGCCGAATCACCAGGTCACTTGTCGCTGACAACGACTGGATTCCGTTGTATAATAAAAGCTTTATGGGATCGGTCGCTTTCCGTCCAGACGGCCTTCGACACAGGGCAAAATACGAGCGTCTTCGAGACGGCGGCAGACAATCAGAGAATTCCGTCGGACTTTTTCAGAAACACAGGACGCGATCAAGTACGGAGCCAACGCCAATGCCGTCCGGTTTTCCACGCCACGAACAGTTGTCCCGACGAACAATGCTTCAAGCAGGTTCGATCGGTCTGCTGGGACTAGGACTGAATCATGTCACCGCGCTTCGAGAAGCCGATGCCAGTTCCGATCAGTCAACGCAGGGGAAGGCGAAGTCCGTCATCTTCATCTTTCTCTCTGGTGGATTGGCACAGCACGACAGCTTTGATCCCAAACCAGAAGCACCGTTGGGAATCCGCGGCCTGTTTTCGCCGATCGCCACGCGATCACCGGGTCTGGAAGTCTGCGAACATCTGCCAATGCTTGCGGCACGCAGTCAGAATTGGAGCGTGATTCGGACACTCACAACGCCTCACAACGAGCATTCGCAGGGTCACATGTCGATCCTGACGGGCCGCACGCCAATGCCACCCACGTTCGATCCCACAAAGCCGATGCCGGGCGACTGGCCCTCTATTGCATCCGTCGTCGGAGACACGTTGCCGCGCCGGAACAACAATCTTCCGCCCGCGATCGTGCTACCTGAGAGATTGATCCATAACACCGGCCGTATTTTGCCGGGACAATTTGGCGGGCAAATGGGAAGCCGTCGCGATCCGTGGTTCGTCGAAGCATCGCCGTACAACCCCAAATCGTATGGTGCCTATCCGGACTACGAGTTTCATTTTGTCCGCGGTCGTGAGCGAAATCCGAATTTAAAATTTCAGGCGCCGAATCTCAGCCTGCCGCACGGGTTGGACATTGCGCGGCTCGGTCAGCGCAGTGAACTTCTCGCAATGCTCGACCAACAGCGGGCCGACCTCGAACAAACCGCCTCGGTGGCGAATTTCGATCGACATCGACAATCGGCCGTTTCATTGCTGACGGACGCCCAGATGCAGCGGGCGTTCGATGTCCACAACGCCAACCCTCGCGATCTCGACCGGTATGGCAGGAACGCATTCGGCTGGTCTCTGTTAATGGCTCGACAATTGGTCGAGCAGGGCGTCGGATTGGTGCAGGTCAACCTGGGCAACAACGAGGCGTGGGACACACACGAAAATCATTTTCCATTACTTCGCGATTGCCTGCTGCCACCAACTGATCGCGGTGTTTCGGCATTGCTCGATGATCTCAACGAACGCGAACTGCTCAAAGACACCTTGATCGTGATGTGCGGAGAAATGGGACGTACCCCGAAGATCAACCCGATCGGTGGTGAGAGCAAGATTCCAGGTCGCGACCACTGGGGCGCGGTGCAATCGGTGTTCATCGCCGGGGGAGGTACTCCCGGTGGGATCGTCGTCGGAGCTTCGGATAAAGACGGAGCCTACCCAGTGAAGTCACCCCAGCGTCCAGAGGACCTTGCCGCCACGATTTATCATGCACTTGGAATCCCGGCCACTGCCTCATGGAAAGATGATCAGGATCGCCCGCATCAAATATATTCCGGTGAGCCAATCGCGGAACTGATCTAAAAGTCTCAAACGGCCTGCAGGCCTTTTTCCGAATCCCCCTGCCACAAACCCGCGCGACGACCCCGGCACATGGCCGAACGTTGATCGAAACCTCGACTCATCCCACCGCAACCTCATCGCGACTGAAGAAAGCTGAATTGTATGCTGAATATTCTGGGACAGCCACCGGCGCAGTTCTGCGATGGTCATTCACGGCGCCAATTCCTTAAGATCGGCGGCCTTGCAATGGGGGGGCTCTCGCTGCCTCAGATTCTTCAAGCGGAACAGGACACGCTGACCTCACGCGGCAAGAAACTGCCGCACAAAGCGGTCATCATGATCTACTTGTCAGGTGGACCGTCGCATCAGGACATGTACGACCTGAAGATGGACGCGCCGATCGAAATACGTGGAACATTCAGACCGATTTCCACGAACGTGCCGGGAATCGACATCTGTGAACACATGCCCCGGCTGGCAACGATGATGGACAAGTTCGCCATCATCCGATCGCTGTATGGCTCGCCCGATCAGCATGCGTCTGATACTTGCCTGAGTGGCTATCCGATCGGTCCCAAGGGCCGACAAGATGATCACCCATCCTTGGGTTCGGCTCTTTCCAGAATCCAGGGGCCAGTCGATCCCGCCGTGCCACCGTTCGTTGGTTTGACGATCAAGACAGGCCACATGCCTTATTCGAACCCTGGTCTGCCAGGCTTTCTGGGAATGGCCCATGCCCCGTTCCAGCCCAGTGGGGAAGGAATGGCCAATATGCGGCTGAACGGAGTGTCGCTCGACCAACTGCGACATCGGCAAGCGCTGCTGACGAGTTTCGATCAGTTCCGCCGCCAGGTCGATACCGTTGAGCCATTCCGCAATGTCGACGTCCTGACCCAAAAGGCATTCGACGTGCTCACGTCCAGCAAACTTGTCGAGGCACTCGATCTCGACAAAGAGGACTCTGCACTGCGTGATCGCTACGGCCGGGGCAGCGCTGCGCCGGCATTCGGCGAAGACGCGGGACCACACTGGATGGACCAGTTCCTGATGGCACGACGACTGGTCGAAGCAGGTGTCCGGTGCGTCACACTCTCGTTCGGCAGTTGGGACCGCCACGGAGCGAATTTCGAACGATTGCCAACGCAGCTCGCTCAGTTCGATCAAGGGATCACCGCACTGGTTGAGGACCTTCACGCCCGCGGACTCAATGACGATGTCAGTGTTGTCGCATGGGGCGAGTTTGGACGCACGCCGCGCATCAATGCAAGTGGTGGTCGCGATCACTGGCCGCAAGCCTCGTGCGCGTTGCTCGCTGGCGGAGGCATGCGCATGGGACAGGTTATCGGATCAACGAATCGCCTGGGTGAAGTCCCGCAAGATCGCCCAGTCCACTACCAGGACGTCTTCGCGACCCTCTATCGGCAGCTCGGTATCGATGTGAACACGGCGACAATCCCCGATAACAGTGGACGCCCCCAGTTCCTCGTCGACCGCCGCGAACCCATCCGGGAATTGATTTGATTCATCGCGTTGCCCAGACACTTGATTTGATCGATATGGGGAACGCAGTTCGCCAGGAAGCCTTCTCTTGAACGGCCTCGGAACTGCAGCGGCGCGCAGGAAGAATCGCAACGTGTCGCGCGTCACTTCGGACGAAACTCAAAAGTCACTGACGCGTTCCAGATACATTCAGGAGTGTCGCAGCTCTTCAATTGTCCCGCGCCGCGAGGACTTTTGATCCCATACTGCAACATGACTGTGCAGGGAATCGACGCGCGTCAGAACAGTTCGGTGATGGCACGACCTTCGGCAAGCAGATCGAATGGGCGCCCTTGGTTGTCGAACGATTCCAGATTGTGAATGCCCATCGCATGAAACACCGTCTTCGTCACATCGGCCGGTGTTACGGGATTGTGAGCGGGATATTCGGCAAATCGATCGCTTGATCCATAGGTCTGACCACCGCGAACACCGCCACCCGCCAGGACATCGGTCAGACAGTGGGTCCAATGATCGCGTCCTGCGCCAGTCGCGCCGCCACTACGTGGATCGCCAATCTTCGGCCGACGGCCCATCTCACTGGTGACCAGCAGCAAGGTCTCGTCGAGACGTCCCCGAACCGCCAGATCTTCAACAAGGGCCGAAAACGCGCGATCAAATTCGGGCAGCAGGTCGTCTTTCAAGCACGAGAAATTGTTGCCATGGGTATCCCATCCGCCTCCACTGGCACATTTCTTATCCAGACGGTCCGGATTGCCGCGCCAGAACACAGTCACAAACGGGACACCGGCTTCGACCAGTCGTCGTGCGGCCAGCAAACTCATTCCGTTGACATTTTCACCATAACGCGCTCGAACCACGGCCGATTCTTGCGTGACATCAAACGCTTCGGTGGTACTGGACGACATCAAAAGCGACAACGCACGCTGCTGCTGATCAGTCCAGGTTCGCGACGCGGAATAGGAATCGAAATCACGACGAACCGCATCCAGTTCCTGGACCAGCGCATGCCGATGCGTCAGGCGATCGGTCGTCGTTCCCTCTTGAAGCATCAGCGACGGAACTTGAAACTTCAGCGGGTCGTTCGAATTCCCTTCAACATACAACGGATCGAATTTCAGCCCCAGTCGTGCGGCGAACTGGCCAGGACGCGTGTACGCCGGCGCTCCCTCTTTCTGAGGAAGTGTAATGAAGTTTGGCAAATGGGGATGAACCGGCCGCTTGGCGGCCACGACGGCTCCCATGCACGGCCAGTCATCGGCATACGGCGTGCGGTTGTTGCCGAGCGACAGAAATGTCGGATCAGGAACATGCCCGGTCAGATTGTAGTAGTATCCGGCATGGTGATCATTGGTGTTGACCGTGGCACCGACACTGTTGACCAGCGCCAGATGATGGGCCTGCTGTGCGAGCATCGGTAAATGCTCGCACAACGTAACCCCCGGAGCCGATGTCGCAATCGGCTCAAACGGCCCTCGATACTCGGCAGCAGCCTTCGGCTTCATGTCCCACATGTCAATGTGCGAAGCGCCGCCACTCAGGAAGAACAAGATCGTCGACTTGGCTCGCCCTGGAGAAGCCGATTCACTTCCAGGGACCGTCGATGCAAACGAGCGGCCAAATGGCATCGAAGCCACTCCACAGCTCGACGCCACCAGGAATGTTCGTCGCGAAATGGGCAGGGGCGATCGGCTCGTCAGCGAATCCACTCGTCTGTCTCCTCGGTGCTCACAACTGCCTTGACAGTGATCGGATCGATCTGCCTTTGCACTTCAATCCATAACTCGCCTTAATATGAC from Schlesneria paludicola DSM 18645 carries:
- a CDS encoding DUF1501 domain-containing protein; its protein translation is MDSLTSRSPLPISRRTFLVASSCGVASMPFGRSFASTVPGSESASPGRAKSTILFFLSGGASHIDMWDMKPKAAAEYRGPFEPIATSAPGVTLCEHLPMLAQQAHHLALVNSVGATVNTNDHHAGYYYNLTGHVPDPTFLSLGNNRTPYADDWPCMGAVVAAKRPVHPHLPNFITLPQKEGAPAYTRPGQFAARLGLKFDPLYVEGNSNDPLKFQVPSLMLQEGTTTDRLTHRHALVQELDAVRRDFDSYSASRTWTDQQQRALSLLMSSSTTEAFDVTQESAVVRARYGENVNGMSLLAARRLVEAGVPFVTVFWRGNPDRLDKKCASGGGWDTHGNNFSCLKDDLLPEFDRAFSALVEDLAVRGRLDETLLLVTSEMGRRPKIGDPRSGGATGAGRDHWTHCLTDVLAGGGVRGGQTYGSSDRFAEYPAHNPVTPADVTKTVFHAMGIHNLESFDNQGRPFDLLAEGRAITELF
- a CDS encoding RNB domain-containing ribonuclease; its protein translation is MAPNLDDRQHRTILRRIAYRIMVERGLAPDFPPEVMAELDQIQGPAERTDGTTRDLRNLIWCSIDNDDSRDLDQLNVADALSAGAFKILVAIADVDAIVKKHSAIDDHAQWNTTSVYTAGQIFPMLPEKLSTDLTSLNFESDRLAIVVEMVFDAEGTLEHSDLYRALVRNHAKLAYNSVAAWLDGQGPMPPVIGTVSGLEANLRLQDHAAQVLKDARHESGALDLETIQTRPVFEGEIIAGLVTDEQNRAKELIAEFMIAANGVSARYLELHQTPSLRRVVRRPKRWDRIVELAGERGCKLPKDPDSKALEGFLVSSKTTDPIRFPDLSLSIIKLLGRGEYVAQLAGDNASGHFGLAVEDYSHSTAPNRRFPDLITQRLLKAAMSGTVPPYDGDELAALATQCTKQEDAAKKVERHLRKSAAALLLQSRVGDQFDAFVTGTNAEGVWVRISNPPIEGRLQTGSLGLDVGHRLRVQLVRTDVELGFIDFKRVK
- a CDS encoding DUF1501 domain-containing protein, producing the protein MLNILGQPPAQFCDGHSRRQFLKIGGLAMGGLSLPQILQAEQDTLTSRGKKLPHKAVIMIYLSGGPSHQDMYDLKMDAPIEIRGTFRPISTNVPGIDICEHMPRLATMMDKFAIIRSLYGSPDQHASDTCLSGYPIGPKGRQDDHPSLGSALSRIQGPVDPAVPPFVGLTIKTGHMPYSNPGLPGFLGMAHAPFQPSGEGMANMRLNGVSLDQLRHRQALLTSFDQFRRQVDTVEPFRNVDVLTQKAFDVLTSSKLVEALDLDKEDSALRDRYGRGSAAPAFGEDAGPHWMDQFLMARRLVEAGVRCVTLSFGSWDRHGANFERLPTQLAQFDQGITALVEDLHARGLNDDVSVVAWGEFGRTPRINASGGRDHWPQASCALLAGGGMRMGQVIGSTNRLGEVPQDRPVHYQDVFATLYRQLGIDVNTATIPDNSGRPQFLVDRREPIRELI
- a CDS encoding DUF1501 domain-containing protein, producing MPSGFPRHEQLSRRTMLQAGSIGLLGLGLNHVTALREADASSDQSTQGKAKSVIFIFLSGGLAQHDSFDPKPEAPLGIRGLFSPIATRSPGLEVCEHLPMLAARSQNWSVIRTLTTPHNEHSQGHMSILTGRTPMPPTFDPTKPMPGDWPSIASVVGDTLPRRNNNLPPAIVLPERLIHNTGRILPGQFGGQMGSRRDPWFVEASPYNPKSYGAYPDYEFHFVRGRERNPNLKFQAPNLSLPHGLDIARLGQRSELLAMLDQQRADLEQTASVANFDRHRQSAVSLLTDAQMQRAFDVHNANPRDLDRYGRNAFGWSLLMARQLVEQGVGLVQVNLGNNEAWDTHENHFPLLRDCLLPPTDRGVSALLDDLNERELLKDTLIVMCGEMGRTPKINPIGGESKIPGRDHWGAVQSVFIAGGGTPGGIVVGASDKDGAYPVKSPQRPEDLAATIYHALGIPATASWKDDQDRPHQIYSGEPIAELI